Within the Kribbella aluminosa genome, the region TGCCGTTGACCGCGTTGGGGCACGAACAGGCCGCCAAGACGGGGCGGGAGCTGCGGGAGCTGTTCGAGAACGAGCCGGTGCGTGTGTACGTGTCGCCGTACCTGCGGACGCGGCAAACCCTGGAGTCGCTCGGGCTGGACGATCTGATCGGCGTACCGCGGGAGGAGCCGCGGTTGCGAGAGCAGGACTGGGCCAACCTGCAGGACACTGCGGACATCGAACAGCAGGAGCAGCTGCGGAACTCGTTCGGGCACTTCTTCTACCGGTTCACCCACGGCGAGTCCGGCGCCGACGTGTACGACCGGGTGTCCACCTTGCTGGAGACGATGCACCGGGACTTCGAGAGTGCGGACGCGCCGAAGAACGTGCTGCTGGTCTCGCACGGGCTCACCATGCGGCTGTTCTGCATGCGGTGGTTCCATTGGTCGGTGCGGTTCTTCGAGACGCTGCGGAACCCGGGTAACGCGGAAACACGCGTCCTGCTGCGGCAGCCCGATTTCCGGTACAAGCTGGATCGGCCGTTCGAACAATGGACCAAGTGCGAACCGACGGAACAGGAGCGATCGGCATGGTTGTAGAGCAGACGCGGGACGCCGTACTCGATCTACTGAAGAGCCTGTCGCCCGCACAGCTCGACAAGGTCAGGGCACCGTTCGACACGCCGGACCACAAGGAGTGG harbors:
- a CDS encoding phosphoglycerate mutase family protein encodes the protein MGLSHRPLRIVLVRHGESEANLDKTVYERTPDHAVPLTALGHEQAAKTGRELRELFENEPVRVYVSPYLRTRQTLESLGLDDLIGVPREEPRLREQDWANLQDTADIEQQEQLRNSFGHFFYRFTHGESGADVYDRVSTLLETMHRDFESADAPKNVLLVSHGLTMRLFCMRWFHWSVRFFETLRNPGNAETRVLLRQPDFRYKLDRPFEQWTKCEPTEQERSAWL